Sequence from the Atribacterota bacterium genome:
CACGAAATAAATGCTTGATTTGTATAGAACTGATTTTGTTTAGTGAGAAGGAGAGTAATAATGAGGACTTTATTAATTGTTGATGTGCAAAATGATTTTTTAAAAGGTGGTTCCCTTGAAGTGAAGAATGCTGAAAATATTATCCCTGTTATAAACATGCTGATGGACAAATTTGATTTTGTAATTGCTTCCAAGGACTGGCACCCTCAAAAAAGTAATCATTTTGAAAAATGGCCGGTTCACTGTGTTGCTGAAAGCCCGGGAGCTGAATTTCCCTCTAATTTAGAATGTGATAAGGTTAATCAAATATTTTATAAGGGCACAGATAATAAAGATGATGGCTATTCAGCTTTTGAGTCGACGAATATTAAGATTTCAAATTATTTGAAAGAAAAAGAAATTAAGGAGCTGTATATCTGTGGAATTGCTCTGGAGTTTTGTGTAAAATCTACAGCGATGGATGCTCTAAAAGAAAATGTTAAAGTTTTTTTAATACGTGATGCTATTGCTACATTTTCGAAGGAGAAAACAGATATTGATAAAACATATTCAGAGCTGAAAAAGGCAGGTGCAGAAATAGTATTGGCTGAACAAATTAATTAAGTTCAAATATATTTATTAGAATATATTTGAAAAGAAGTTCTATGCTGATATCTGGATAATAATTATAAGTAAATAATTCTAAATATTTTACAATAATTAAAATAAAATATTAATAGAAGCCATGCTTTTATTGGGAGGAAAATTTGGAAAAAAGTAATCAGTCGGATTCTATAAAATTCTGGGAAGAAAAAGAGCGGAAAATAGGTGAGGAGATAATTGGAAAGGATATGAGTGAGTATATGGGAGGACATCCTGATCTCACAGGGCAAAAATGGGGGATTCTGTATTACACAATTAATGCTTTTTATTTCCAGGCTTTTCCCAAAAAAAATTGGATTACTTCTTTGTTGGGAAAAGTAGAGGATAAAATTGATGATAGTGTCAACCTGCGTTTATTGTGGATAAATGTCCGGAGAGTTTATCTTCCGGAAAGAAAAAATACATTTCTATCGTTTCTTCTCCCACCTGATTACCGTATTTTTGTTGATTATAGGATTAATAATTCAGACTATACATTAATTTTTACACTTTCTTCAAAGGAAAGCAAAAACAGATTTATAGATTGCTATAATCAATCTAAAAAAGGAACCAGATGAATTATTTTCAAACTATAAGTAAAAATGTACAGGTGAAAAACACTATCAAAAAGAGCCGTTTTATTGCATCGGTTAAGAAAATAAAAAGCGAAACTGAAGCAAGGTCATTTATTAAAAAAATAAT
This genomic interval carries:
- a CDS encoding isochorismatase family protein translates to MRTLLIVDVQNDFLKGGSLEVKNAENIIPVINMLMDKFDFVIASKDWHPQKSNHFEKWPVHCVAESPGAEFPSNLECDKVNQIFYKGTDNKDDGYSAFESTNIKISNYLKEKEIKELYICGIALEFCVKSTAMDALKENVKVFLIRDAIATFSKEKTDIDKTYSELKKAGAEIVLAEQIN